Proteins found in one Phoenicibacter congonensis genomic segment:
- the queA gene encoding tRNA preQ1(34) S-adenosylmethionine ribosyltransferase-isomerase QueA: protein MLTSDFDYELPEKLIAQTPAEVRDECRMLVLHKDSGEIEHKIFKDIVDYVNPGDLLIANETRVIPARLIGKKRGTGGVCEILLLRPMIENKVNSKVAKWEALVRPGKRLKPGSDAVIEFFDIKGNVAIKARIIDWAKDLKNAQKGERVVELTTELPSLDEALHEVGKVPLPPYIHDYSGDEEMYQTVYSKHEGSAAAPTAGLHFTPELIFKCEEKGVGWATVDLEVGLDTFRLVDEENAEDHAMHTETYSVPESTVNAINETRANGGRIFAVGTTSVRSLESCFLRTSSIEPCCRAATSLYLMPGSHFNVVDAMITNFHVPKSTLMMLVSAFAGRDNIMNAYEEAKKVGYRFLSFGDAMLLV from the coding sequence ATGCTCACTAGCGATTTTGACTATGAACTACCAGAAAAACTGATTGCGCAAACTCCAGCGGAGGTTCGTGACGAATGCAGAATGCTCGTTTTGCATAAAGACTCAGGCGAAATTGAACATAAGATTTTCAAAGACATCGTTGATTATGTTAATCCGGGCGACCTGTTGATAGCAAACGAAACGAGAGTTATACCAGCGCGACTGATTGGCAAAAAGAGAGGGACTGGCGGAGTGTGTGAAATCCTGCTTCTTCGCCCCATGATTGAAAATAAAGTTAATTCAAAAGTCGCAAAATGGGAAGCACTTGTTCGTCCGGGCAAGAGGCTAAAACCTGGGTCAGATGCTGTAATTGAGTTTTTTGACATTAAAGGAAATGTAGCCATTAAAGCAAGAATTATCGACTGGGCAAAAGATCTTAAAAACGCGCAAAAGGGCGAGAGGGTTGTTGAACTCACAACAGAGCTTCCAAGCCTTGATGAGGCGCTTCATGAGGTTGGAAAAGTTCCACTACCGCCATATATTCATGATTATTCTGGCGACGAAGAAATGTATCAAACTGTCTACTCAAAACACGAAGGAAGTGCAGCAGCTCCAACTGCCGGCCTTCATTTCACGCCTGAGCTCATTTTTAAGTGCGAAGAAAAAGGGGTCGGCTGGGCCACAGTTGACTTGGAAGTGGGTCTTGACACCTTCCGCCTGGTCGATGAGGAAAATGCAGAAGATCATGCGATGCACACCGAAACATATTCGGTGCCTGAAAGCACTGTCAATGCCATAAATGAAACACGTGCTAACGGCGGACGCATTTTTGCCGTTGGCACCACAAGCGTTCGTTCACTGGAGTCATGTTTTTTGCGCACAAGCTCAATCGAACCTTGCTGCCGCGCAGCAACTTCACTTTATTTAATGCCAGGTTCACATTTTAATGTCGTGGATGCGATGATTACGAACTTTCACGTGCCAAAATCAACGCTCATGATGCTCGTCTCGGCATTTGCTGGAAGAGACAACATTATGAATGCATATGAAGAAGCAAAAAAAGTAGGTTACAGATTTTTATCATTTGGCGACGCAATGCTTTTAGTTTAA
- the argS gene encoding arginine--tRNA ligase, with protein MEIQEKLSSLIKQAFEAAINDGSLTMDSNEIPDPALERPRDESNGDWASTVAMRSAKAAHCAPRTIAEAIVAHIPNNELIASAEIAGPGFINFKLANDVLQNVIVKLRSEGKNFGKSDFGAGEKVDLEYVSANPTGPMHVGHGRWAALGSSIANVMRHAGYEVTEEFYVNDHGVQMDVFGNSISVRYMQLLGHDVQMPEQCYGGAYVADIARSIIDDEGKKYESMTDDERKCEFREIGYKMMLENQRKICASIGTTFDVWFSERTLYVPDKNGKSMVDHAIAAMESKGYIFNKDGAVWFKSSALGDDKDRVLIKANGEMTYFMSDVAYHFNKMQRGFTHLINIWGADHHGYVKRCQCMMEAWGYKDKLEVVLGQLVNLFRNGESVRMSKRTGEMVTLEELIEEVGPDATRYLMLAKSSDQPIDFDIEVAKKKDSSNPVYYVQYAHARICSILRKAAAESGMTEDEIKSLSTDELAEKLIGENPDLSLLSHESELALMRKMADFKSFIESAAKDRAPYRCTHYVEELASLFHSFYTNCKVIQDDKGLEKSRLALCDATRKLIALVLGLLGVSAPERM; from the coding sequence ATGGAAATTCAAGAGAAATTAAGCTCACTTATCAAGCAAGCTTTCGAGGCTGCGATCAATGACGGTTCATTAACAATGGACTCAAACGAAATCCCTGACCCCGCTCTTGAACGACCACGAGATGAATCTAATGGCGACTGGGCATCGACTGTTGCAATGCGCAGCGCAAAAGCAGCTCATTGCGCGCCACGAACAATTGCAGAAGCAATTGTGGCACACATTCCAAACAATGAATTGATAGCATCAGCTGAAATAGCAGGGCCAGGGTTTATTAACTTCAAGCTTGCAAATGACGTATTGCAAAATGTCATCGTAAAACTGAGAAGCGAAGGCAAAAACTTCGGAAAAAGCGACTTTGGTGCAGGCGAGAAAGTTGATCTTGAATATGTATCAGCAAATCCAACAGGCCCAATGCACGTGGGTCATGGTCGCTGGGCAGCACTTGGATCAAGCATTGCAAATGTTATGAGACATGCAGGCTATGAAGTGACTGAGGAGTTTTATGTAAACGACCACGGTGTGCAAATGGATGTTTTTGGAAACTCAATTTCAGTTCGCTACATGCAACTCCTTGGACATGACGTTCAGATGCCAGAGCAGTGCTATGGAGGTGCATATGTCGCCGACATCGCGCGATCAATCATCGATGACGAAGGCAAAAAATATGAGTCAATGACTGATGATGAGCGCAAATGTGAATTCCGCGAAATTGGCTACAAAATGATGCTAGAAAATCAAAGGAAGATTTGTGCCTCAATCGGAACAACTTTTGACGTTTGGTTCTCTGAAAGAACACTTTATGTGCCTGATAAAAATGGCAAGAGCATGGTAGACCATGCAATTGCTGCCATGGAATCGAAAGGCTACATTTTTAATAAAGACGGTGCTGTTTGGTTTAAGTCAAGCGCGTTGGGTGACGACAAAGACCGCGTGCTAATTAAAGCAAATGGTGAGATGACCTATTTCATGAGCGACGTTGCCTATCACTTTAACAAAATGCAGCGCGGCTTCACTCACCTGATTAACATTTGGGGCGCAGATCATCACGGGTATGTCAAACGATGCCAGTGCATGATGGAAGCCTGGGGCTACAAAGACAAACTCGAAGTTGTGCTTGGGCAGCTCGTTAATCTATTCAGAAATGGAGAGTCGGTGCGCATGTCAAAGCGCACAGGCGAGATGGTGACCCTCGAAGAACTCATCGAAGAAGTTGGTCCTGACGCAACACGTTATTTGATGCTTGCAAAATCAAGTGACCAACCAATCGATTTCGACATCGAAGTTGCAAAGAAAAAAGACTCTTCTAACCCTGTCTATTATGTGCAATATGCTCACGCTCGCATTTGTTCAATATTAAGAAAAGCAGCGGCAGAAAGCGGAATGACAGAAGACGAAATCAAGTCGCTTTCTACCGATGAACTGGCAGAAAAACTGATTGGCGAAAACCCCGATTTGAGCCTTCTGTCACACGAATCGGAACTTGCACTGATGCGTAAAATGGCCGACTTCAAATCGTTCATTGAATCAGCTGCAAAAGATCGCGCACCCTACAGATGCACTCACTACGTTGAGGAGCTCGCTTCCCTGTTCCACAGCTTTTACACAAACTGCAAAGTCATTCAAGACGACAAGGGGCTCGAGAAGTCACGTTTGGCACTCTGCGATGCAACGCGCAAACTCATTGCTCTTGTGCTTGGGCTTCTTGGTGTTAGTGCACCGGAGAGAATGTAG
- a CDS encoding iron ABC transporter permease codes for MGFVSDIRKQPLKLIFLAFVILFAIGYILLPLVQTIVKSVTVNGAISFQGYIDYFSKPANLTVLANTFTVGFCCVLSCGLLGTLLAVYMRFFCKKRKALLQILLMSPVMIPGIVIVIAFSQMYGESGVITQAIKALLGLGAAPYKFEGLGAIVLVITYTQYVYFFINMHSALEQIDASTVDAAKSLGAGKFKVFKDAILPPLLPAICISSMTTFVSAIGSLSAPTLVGGSYRVLVKQIADSKLNFDMFNTSIEVTILLLFGVIVTAFCSWLSARFSGNVSTRHVNYEPDFGKNHKVLKTVFVIFVIIQVFMILAQVFLVFWMSFQSGKAIMTQVVPHEFTLDNFVALFNNPRDLAPLKNSIEMAGLAVVVSTLVALPTAYFRSRVKGRGAGAFARLAQLSITVPWCIPASVVAVGLIVSFNVPNIFAFGSTLVGKFEILPLAYTIVALPIMLNTSRIALGSMPENSEEAARSLGSNSLRTFMSVVLPMIAAGIMSGAILVFVKMMGEFTMSSLLYGVFNRPISVSIITNMQEYNLGIAMALGATVIVICTALLFLILKLDRKKLGLTQD; via the coding sequence ATGGGCTTTGTGTCGGACATTCGCAAACAGCCACTTAAACTCATTTTCCTAGCTTTTGTCATTCTGTTTGCGATTGGCTACATTTTGTTGCCGCTCGTTCAAACTATTGTTAAGTCGGTTACTGTTAACGGTGCGATTTCTTTTCAAGGATACATAGATTATTTCTCTAAGCCTGCTAACCTCACTGTTCTTGCTAATACATTTACTGTTGGCTTTTGTTGTGTGTTGAGTTGCGGTCTTCTTGGAACACTGTTGGCAGTCTACATGCGCTTTTTCTGTAAAAAACGAAAGGCGCTGTTGCAAATTCTGTTAATGAGCCCCGTTATGATTCCTGGCATTGTGATTGTCATTGCGTTTTCTCAAATGTATGGCGAGAGTGGTGTTATCACGCAGGCGATTAAGGCACTGCTTGGTCTCGGTGCCGCGCCCTACAAGTTTGAAGGCCTAGGTGCCATCGTCCTTGTCATCACATACACACAATATGTCTATTTCTTTATCAATATGCACTCCGCGTTAGAGCAAATTGATGCTTCAACCGTCGACGCTGCCAAATCACTTGGTGCAGGCAAGTTTAAGGTTTTTAAAGACGCGATACTCCCTCCGCTTTTGCCAGCAATCTGCATTAGTTCAATGACAACGTTTGTCTCAGCTATTGGTTCTCTTTCTGCACCAACCCTTGTTGGCGGAAGCTATCGAGTTTTAGTGAAACAAATTGCCGATTCCAAGCTCAATTTTGACATGTTTAACACTTCAATAGAAGTGACGATACTGTTGTTGTTTGGCGTTATAGTGACAGCTTTTTGTTCCTGGTTGAGCGCACGTTTTTCGGGTAATGTGTCAACTCGTCACGTTAATTATGAACCCGACTTTGGGAAAAATCACAAAGTTCTAAAAACTGTGTTCGTGATTTTTGTGATTATTCAGGTTTTCATGATTTTGGCGCAGGTGTTTCTAGTCTTTTGGATGAGCTTTCAATCGGGCAAAGCAATTATGACTCAGGTGGTGCCGCATGAATTCACGCTTGACAATTTTGTAGCACTATTCAACAATCCGCGTGACCTTGCCCCTTTGAAAAACTCGATTGAGATGGCAGGTCTTGCAGTAGTTGTTTCAACGCTGGTTGCTTTGCCTACTGCCTATTTTAGAAGTCGTGTGAAGGGTAGGGGAGCAGGCGCATTCGCTCGCCTCGCGCAACTCTCAATTACAGTTCCGTGGTGCATACCTGCGTCAGTCGTGGCTGTCGGATTGATTGTTTCATTCAACGTTCCAAATATCTTTGCATTTGGGTCTACGCTTGTTGGAAAGTTTGAAATTCTTCCGCTTGCCTACACAATTGTTGCGCTTCCAATCATGCTCAACACCTCACGCATCGCCCTCGGATCCATGCCAGAGAATTCTGAAGAAGCAGCTCGCTCACTTGGATCAAATTCGTTAAGAACTTTCATGAGCGTGGTTTTGCCGATGATTGCAGCCGGAATCATGTCGGGCGCCATTCTTGTTTTCGTGAAAATGATGGGAGAGTTTACAATGTCTTCTCTCCTTTATGGCGTGTTTAACAGGCCAATTTCGGTATCAATTATCACAAATATGCAGGAATACAACCTTGGCATCGCAATGGCACTTGGCGCAACAGTCATCGTTATATGCACTGCACTTCTTTTCTTAATCTTGAAGTTAGACCGAAAGAAGCTAGGTCTCACACAAGACTAG
- a CDS encoding ABC transporter ATP-binding protein — translation MSGIAIKDLSFSYGEADVLKNINLDIKEGEFHSLLGLSGCGKTTLLRLVAGFLTPSKGKILLDGRDITNLAPEKRNMGIVFQNYALFLHMSVAENVAYGLKVDKVPASEITKRVDEYLDLLNMSEFKNRNVRELSGGQQQRVALARALARGVDVLLLDEPMSNLDISLREKMRVELKNIQQQIGITTLLITHEQSEALSISDSVSVMNNGVIEQTGTPYEIYESPNTDFLRTFVGDMNVFDAGSQWSTFDHIDANGKVFIRPEHLVVSRDPSECAIEGIVKRVKYEGAIIQCFVEVGNQLVKVMMLNTKTACKFKPGDTAFVSEAK, via the coding sequence ATGAGCGGTATTGCAATTAAGGATTTGTCTTTTTCCTATGGAGAAGCTGATGTATTAAAAAACATCAACCTCGACATTAAAGAAGGAGAGTTTCACTCGCTTCTTGGGCTTTCGGGCTGTGGAAAAACGACACTTCTTCGTCTTGTGGCAGGATTTTTAACACCCAGCAAGGGAAAAATTCTTTTAGATGGTCGCGACATTACTAACCTTGCACCAGAAAAGCGCAACATGGGCATAGTTTTTCAGAACTATGCCCTTTTCCTACACATGAGTGTTGCTGAAAACGTTGCTTATGGCTTGAAGGTTGACAAAGTGCCTGCAAGCGAAATCACTAAACGCGTTGATGAATATCTAGACCTCTTGAACATGTCTGAGTTTAAAAACAGAAATGTTCGCGAATTGTCGGGAGGGCAGCAGCAACGGGTAGCCTTGGCAAGAGCACTAGCGCGAGGCGTGGATGTTCTTTTGCTAGATGAACCAATGAGCAACTTAGACATTTCACTTCGCGAAAAAATGCGCGTTGAACTGAAGAATATTCAACAGCAAATTGGAATTACAACGCTACTGATTACTCATGAGCAGTCAGAAGCGTTATCTATTTCTGATAGTGTTTCGGTCATGAATAACGGCGTCATTGAGCAAACGGGCACGCCCTATGAAATCTATGAAAGCCCAAACACCGACTTTTTGCGCACTTTTGTGGGTGACATGAACGTGTTCGATGCGGGTTCGCAGTGGTCGACATTTGACCACATTGATGCAAATGGGAAAGTGTTTATTCGCCCTGAGCATCTTGTTGTTAGCCGAGATCCGAGTGAGTGTGCAATAGAGGGCATAGTCAAGCGTGTCAAATATGAAGGAGCAATTATCCAGTGCTTTGTAGAAGTGGGAAATCAGCTCGTTAAAGTTATGATGCTAAACACTAAAACGGCGTGCAAATTCAAGCCTGGCGACACTGCGTTTGTGAGCGAGGCAAAATAA